The following are from one region of the Mangifera indica cultivar Alphonso chromosome 14, CATAS_Mindica_2.1, whole genome shotgun sequence genome:
- the LOC123197077 gene encoding ubiquitin carboxyl-terminal hydrolase 21-like isoform X1, whose protein sequence is MNTLLIETLEPDSGPGPSQNLYHSPRKETLNDRSLVSLSSNRDGSSSISAVVPSASKTLDGSSSMEESETPDDNQDGCQSLIRYGPQPLSIDGSSESVGPQEHQLDCDVEEEDNYEEVYRDSLQPNLNSRLEKVWPSSNIPCPSSGEFLQIRPTGVGAGLENLGNTCFINAILQCFTHTVPFVQRLRTCNHVKPCDGAIEGFCVICALCDQIDLSLVSSGKVVSPSKLVDNLHYISSSFERYQQEDAHEFLQCLLDRLERCCLNSKKIDESLSCKDNNIVEQVFGGRLISKLQCCNCGHCSDTYEPLIDLSLEIEEVGSLEAALESFTKLERIEDPETKFTCENCKEEVSVEKQLMLDQAPLVAAFHLKRFKTDGSYIVKIDKHVEFPLELDLRPYTNDGQNSDVVLKYHLYAIVEHTGCLPTYGHYFSYIRSSPDTWHKLNDSRVTRVDEDVALSQDAYILFYAKQGTPWCVSLLEAEKCLDTFSNLSPKSVLDNMDGGFTHYCRATNAEINESRDTYGGSSSHFSCETRPEALKVNETSDAVEVISASFITGSRQNVSKFETRDDSPLIDALKPLTKSDCHGVFSSEKLDNLPSHEESKSSQGVGKVNSNDCFRPLTPSRSPSPDDYPNKPSETYAAPREHLKLDHSKLEDQVNGKRQLERDGKAFERQEAIRCLKRNMTGSRCLKLMAAINDDSMNKKRRLKSSPCKRSSPRSARRKHSQSLVMRRVAI, encoded by the exons ATGAATACCCTTTTGATCGAAACCCTAGAACCTGACTCTGGTCCTGGTCCTTCTCAAAATCTTTATCACTCGCCGCGTAAAGAGACTCTAAATGACCGTTCGTTGGTTTCTTTATCTTCTAATCGAGATGGGTCTTCATCAATTTCGGCTGTAGTCCCTTCTGCTTCAAAAACCCTTGATGGGTCTTCATCAATGGAAGAGAGTGAAACTCCCGACGATAATCAAGATGGCTGTCAATCTTTGATTCGTTATGGGCCTCAGCCTTTGAGTATCGATGGATCTTCGGAATCAGTGGGTCCCCAAGAACATCAATTAGACTGtgatgttgaagaagaagataattaCGAAGAAGTTTATCGCGATTCCTTGCAACCGAACTTGAACTCACGGTTAGAGAAGGTGTGGCCTAGTAGCAACATTCCGTGTCCGTCTAGCGGAGAATTTTTACAAATCAGGCCCACTGGAGTG GGGGCAGGCCTTGAAAATTTAGGGAACACATGCTTTATCAATGCAATATTGCAATGCTTCACTCATACTGTGCCCTTTGTTCAACGTCTTCGTACTTGCAATCACGTAAAGCCGTGTGATG GTGCTATTGAAGGATTCTGTGTCATTTGTGCTCTTTGTGATCAGATTGACCTTTCATTAGTGTCTTCAGGGAAAGTTGTCTCTCCCTCAAAACTTGTGGATAATTTGCACT ACATTTCATCTTCTTTTGAGAGATATCAGCAAGAAGATGCCCATGAGTTCCTGCAGTGTTTGTTAGATAGACTTGAAAGATGCTGTTTGAACTCTAAGAAAATCGATGAGAGTTTGTCTTGCAAAGATAACAACATAGTGGAGCAGGTTTTTGGTGGCCGCCTCATTAGTAAA TTGCAATGCTGCAATTGTGGCCATTGTTCTGACACATATGAACCACTGATTGACCTGAGTTTGGAGATTGAAGAGGTTGGCTCTCTTGAAGCTGCACTGGAATCTTTCACCAAGCTGGAAAGGATTGAAGATCCAGAGACAAAGTTTACTTGCGAGAACTGTAAGGAAGAAGTGTCAGTGGAAAAGCAGCTTATGCTGGACCAGGCTCCTTTGGTTGCTGCATTTCATTTGAAAAGATTCAAAACTGATGGATCCTATATTGTGAAGATTGATAAGCATGTTGAATTCCCTTTGGAGCTTGACTTGAGGCCCTACACCAATGATGGTCAAAATAGTGAT GTGGTGTTAAAGTATCATCTATATGCAATTGTGGAGCACACTGGGTGTTTACCAACTTATGGGCATTACTTCTCTTACATTCGATCTTCTCCAGACACATGGCACAAGCTGAATGATTCAAgg GTTACAAGGGTCGATGAGGATGTTGCTCTCTCCCAGGATGCCTACATTCTGTTCTATGCTAAGCAGGGCACCCCGTGGTGTGTGAGTTTGTTGGAAGCTGAGAAGTGCCTGGATACCTTTTCCAATTTATCACCAAAGTCAGTTCTTGATAATATGGACGGTGGTTTTACTCACTATTGTAGGGCAACAAATGCTGAAATCAATGAATCCAGAGATACTTATGGAGGTAGTTCAAGCCATTTCTCATGTGAAACAAGACCAGAGGCTCTTAAGGTCAATGAAACTAGTGATGCTGTGGAGGTAATTTCTGCATCTTTTATCACAGGTTCAAGGCAGAATGTATCCAAATTTGAGACTAGAGATGATTCTCCCTTGATTGATGCTTTGAAGCCCCTTACAAAGAGTGATTGTCATGGAGTCTTTTCGAGTGAGAAATTAGATAATTTGCCCTCTCATGAGGAAAGTAAGAGCTCTCAGGGTGTTGGCAAAGTTAACAGCAATGATTGTTTCCGTCCTTTGACACCATCCCGATCTCCTAGTCCAGATGATTATCCTAATAAGCCTTCAG AAACCTATGCTGCCCCTCGAGAGCATCTAAAACTGGATCATTCTAAATTGGAGGATCAAGTAAATGGCAAAAGACAATTGGAAAGGGATGGTAAGGCTTTTGAGAGACAGGAAGCTATTCGCTGCCTTAAGAGGAATATGACTGGCTCAAGGTGCTTGAAACTTATGGCTGCTATAAATGATGATTCTATGAACAAGAAAAGAAGACTTAAGTCATCTCCATGTAAAAGGTCCAGCCCACGAAGTGCTCGCCGCAAACACAGCCAAAGCTTGGTCATGCGGCGTGTGGCAATATGA
- the LOC123197077 gene encoding ubiquitin carboxyl-terminal hydrolase 21-like isoform X2: MNTLLIETLEPDSGPGPSQNLYHSPRKETLNDRSLVSLSSNRDGSSSISAVVPSASKTLDGSSSMEESETPDDNQDGCQSLIRYGPQPLSIDGSSESVGPQEHQLDCDVEEEDNYEEVYRDSLQPNLNSRLEKVWPSSNIPCPSSGEFLQIRPTGVGAGLENLGNTCFINAILQCFTHTVPFVQRLRTCNHVKPCDGAIEGFCVICALCDQIDLSLVSSGKVVSPSKLVDNLHYISSSFERYQQEDAHEFLQCLLDRLERCCLNSKKIDESLSCKDNNIVEQVFGGRLISKLQCCNCGHCSDTYEPLIDLSLEIEEVGSLEAALESFTKLERIEDPETKFTCENCKEEVSVEKQLMLDQAPLVAAFHLKRFKTDGSYIVKIDKHVEFPLELDLRPYTNDGQNSDVVLKYHLYAIVEHTGCLPTYGHYFSYIRSSPDTWHKLNDSRVTRVDEDVALSQDAYILFYAKQGTPWCVSLLEAEKCLDTFSNLSPKSVLDNMDGGFTHYCRATNAEINESRDTYGGSRQNVSKFETRDDSPLIDALKPLTKSDCHGVFSSEKLDNLPSHEESKSSQGVGKVNSNDCFRPLTPSRSPSPDDYPNKPSETYAAPREHLKLDHSKLEDQVNGKRQLERDGKAFERQEAIRCLKRNMTGSRCLKLMAAINDDSMNKKRRLKSSPCKRSSPRSARRKHSQSLVMRRVAI, from the exons ATGAATACCCTTTTGATCGAAACCCTAGAACCTGACTCTGGTCCTGGTCCTTCTCAAAATCTTTATCACTCGCCGCGTAAAGAGACTCTAAATGACCGTTCGTTGGTTTCTTTATCTTCTAATCGAGATGGGTCTTCATCAATTTCGGCTGTAGTCCCTTCTGCTTCAAAAACCCTTGATGGGTCTTCATCAATGGAAGAGAGTGAAACTCCCGACGATAATCAAGATGGCTGTCAATCTTTGATTCGTTATGGGCCTCAGCCTTTGAGTATCGATGGATCTTCGGAATCAGTGGGTCCCCAAGAACATCAATTAGACTGtgatgttgaagaagaagataattaCGAAGAAGTTTATCGCGATTCCTTGCAACCGAACTTGAACTCACGGTTAGAGAAGGTGTGGCCTAGTAGCAACATTCCGTGTCCGTCTAGCGGAGAATTTTTACAAATCAGGCCCACTGGAGTG GGGGCAGGCCTTGAAAATTTAGGGAACACATGCTTTATCAATGCAATATTGCAATGCTTCACTCATACTGTGCCCTTTGTTCAACGTCTTCGTACTTGCAATCACGTAAAGCCGTGTGATG GTGCTATTGAAGGATTCTGTGTCATTTGTGCTCTTTGTGATCAGATTGACCTTTCATTAGTGTCTTCAGGGAAAGTTGTCTCTCCCTCAAAACTTGTGGATAATTTGCACT ACATTTCATCTTCTTTTGAGAGATATCAGCAAGAAGATGCCCATGAGTTCCTGCAGTGTTTGTTAGATAGACTTGAAAGATGCTGTTTGAACTCTAAGAAAATCGATGAGAGTTTGTCTTGCAAAGATAACAACATAGTGGAGCAGGTTTTTGGTGGCCGCCTCATTAGTAAA TTGCAATGCTGCAATTGTGGCCATTGTTCTGACACATATGAACCACTGATTGACCTGAGTTTGGAGATTGAAGAGGTTGGCTCTCTTGAAGCTGCACTGGAATCTTTCACCAAGCTGGAAAGGATTGAAGATCCAGAGACAAAGTTTACTTGCGAGAACTGTAAGGAAGAAGTGTCAGTGGAAAAGCAGCTTATGCTGGACCAGGCTCCTTTGGTTGCTGCATTTCATTTGAAAAGATTCAAAACTGATGGATCCTATATTGTGAAGATTGATAAGCATGTTGAATTCCCTTTGGAGCTTGACTTGAGGCCCTACACCAATGATGGTCAAAATAGTGAT GTGGTGTTAAAGTATCATCTATATGCAATTGTGGAGCACACTGGGTGTTTACCAACTTATGGGCATTACTTCTCTTACATTCGATCTTCTCCAGACACATGGCACAAGCTGAATGATTCAAgg GTTACAAGGGTCGATGAGGATGTTGCTCTCTCCCAGGATGCCTACATTCTGTTCTATGCTAAGCAGGGCACCCCGTGGTGTGTGAGTTTGTTGGAAGCTGAGAAGTGCCTGGATACCTTTTCCAATTTATCACCAAAGTCAGTTCTTGATAATATGGACGGTGGTTTTACTCACTATTGTAGGGCAACAAATGCTGAAATCAATGAATCCAGAGATACTTATGGAG GTTCAAGGCAGAATGTATCCAAATTTGAGACTAGAGATGATTCTCCCTTGATTGATGCTTTGAAGCCCCTTACAAAGAGTGATTGTCATGGAGTCTTTTCGAGTGAGAAATTAGATAATTTGCCCTCTCATGAGGAAAGTAAGAGCTCTCAGGGTGTTGGCAAAGTTAACAGCAATGATTGTTTCCGTCCTTTGACACCATCCCGATCTCCTAGTCCAGATGATTATCCTAATAAGCCTTCAG AAACCTATGCTGCCCCTCGAGAGCATCTAAAACTGGATCATTCTAAATTGGAGGATCAAGTAAATGGCAAAAGACAATTGGAAAGGGATGGTAAGGCTTTTGAGAGACAGGAAGCTATTCGCTGCCTTAAGAGGAATATGACTGGCTCAAGGTGCTTGAAACTTATGGCTGCTATAAATGATGATTCTATGAACAAGAAAAGAAGACTTAAGTCATCTCCATGTAAAAGGTCCAGCCCACGAAGTGCTCGCCGCAAACACAGCCAAAGCTTGGTCATGCGGCGTGTGGCAATATGA